The Dioscorea cayenensis subsp. rotundata cultivar TDr96_F1 chromosome 7, TDr96_F1_v2_PseudoChromosome.rev07_lg8_w22 25.fasta, whole genome shotgun sequence genome includes a region encoding these proteins:
- the LOC120264232 gene encoding BTB/POZ domain and ankyrin repeat-containing protein NPR5-like isoform X1 has translation MSSAEEMLRSMSLDYLNLLINGQAFSDVSFSVEGRLVHAHRCILAARSLFFRKFFCGPESPPGSSRVASPRGGVAAGGIVIPVHSVTFEVFMLVLQFLYSGQVSIIPQKHEPRPNCPDRGCWHTHCTAAVDLALDTLSAARIFGVEQLALLTQKQLASMVEKASIEDVMKVLTASRKQDMHQLWTTCSHLVSKSGLPPEVLAKHLPIDVVAKIEELRIKSSLSRRPTSFMDVVTGPPAELEDHHHKIRRMRRALDSSDVELVKLMVMGEGLNLDAAFALHYAVENCSREVVKALLELGAADVNCPAGPAGKTPLHIAAEMVCPDMVAVLLDHHADPNIRTVDGVTPLDILRSLTSDFLFKGAVPGLTHIEPNKLRLCLELVQSAAMVLSREEASAAAAAADNSNTVVHHHLNPEPGNNNSSMVNLSLDSRMVYLNLGMAAAAAQYRCKMNDGNEDDTRSNRSQGSGTIGPPSMYSPHDYP, from the exons ATGAGTTCAGCGGAGGAGATGCTGAGATCCATGTCTCTCGACTACCTCAACCTTCTAATCAACGGCCAAGCCTTCAGCGATGTCAGTTTCAGCGTCGAAGGCCGTCTCGTCCACGCTCACCGCTGCATCCTCGCTGCTCGCAGTCTCTTTTTCCGCAAGTTCTTCTGCGGACCCGAGTCTCCACCTGGCTCGTCAAGAGTGGCTTCGCCTCGAGGCGGTGTTGCTGCAGGGGGGATCGTCATTCCAGTCCATTCCGTGACCTTCGAGGTGTTCATGCTGGTGCTCCAGTTCTTGTACAGCGGCCAAGTCTCAATCATTCCGCAAAAGCACGAACCACGCCCCAACTGCCCCGACCGCGGCTGCTGGCACACCCATTGCACCGCTGCCGTCGACCTAGCTCTCGACACCCTCTCCGCCGCTCGCATCTTTGGTGTTGAGCAACTCGCCTTGCTCACCCAG AAGCAGCTCGCGAGCATGGTGGAAAAGGCTTCCATTGAGGACGTGATGAAGGTTCTAACGGCATCTCGCAAGCAAGACATGCACCAACTCTGGACTACATGCTCCCATCTCGTCTCCAAATCCGGTCTCCCACCTGAAGTTCTCGCCAAACATCTCCCCATCGACGTTGTCGCTAAGATCGAAGAGCTCCGGATCAAGTCCTCCCTCTCCCGCCGTCCCACCTCTTTCATGGACGTCGTCACCGGGCCTCCTGCCGAGCTCGAGGATCACCACCACAAGATCCGGCGCATGCGTCGCGCCCTCGACTCCTCCGACGTCGAGCTCGTCAAGCTCATGGTCATGGGCGAGGGGCTCAACCTCGACGCCGCCTTCGCCCTCCACTACGCCGTCGAGAACTGCAGCCGCGAGGTCGTCAAGGCTTTGCTGGAGCTTGGCGCAGCTGATGTCAACTGTCCCGCCGGTCCGGCAGGTAAAACACCACTTCACATCGCCGCAGAGATGGTTTGCCCAGACATGGTCGCTGTTCTTCTTGACCACCATGCCGATCCCAATATCCGCACAGTCGACGGCGTTACCCCTCTCGACATCCTCCGCAGCCTCACGTCCGATTTCTTATTCAAGGGTGCCGTTCCCGGTTTAACACACATCGAACCGAATAAACTCCGGCTGTGTCTAGAGCTCGTGCAGTCTGCCGCCATGGTTCTCTCGCGCGAGGAGGCCAGTGCTGCCGCGGCCGCCGCTGACAATAGTAACACAGTTGTGCATCACCATCTGAATCCAGAACCAGGCAATAATAACAGCAGCATGGTGAACCTTAGTTTGGATTCAAGAATGGTATACCTGAATCTTGGAatggctgctgctgctgctcaaTATAGGTGCAAGATGAACGATGGAAACGAAGATGACACTAGAAGCAATCGATCTCAAGGTAGTGGCACTATTGGTCCACCATCCATGTATTCTCCTCACGACTACCCATAG
- the LOC120264232 gene encoding BTB/POZ domain and ankyrin repeat-containing protein NPR5-like isoform X2, with protein sequence MSSAEEMLRSMSLDYLNLLINGQAFSDVSFSVEGRLVHAHRCILAARSLFFRKFFCGPESPPGSSRVASPRGGVAAGGIVIPVHSVTFEVFMLVLQFLYSGQVSIIPQKHEPRPNCPDRGCWHTHCTAAVDLALDTLSAARIFGVEQLALLTQLASMVEKASIEDVMKVLTASRKQDMHQLWTTCSHLVSKSGLPPEVLAKHLPIDVVAKIEELRIKSSLSRRPTSFMDVVTGPPAELEDHHHKIRRMRRALDSSDVELVKLMVMGEGLNLDAAFALHYAVENCSREVVKALLELGAADVNCPAGPAGKTPLHIAAEMVCPDMVAVLLDHHADPNIRTVDGVTPLDILRSLTSDFLFKGAVPGLTHIEPNKLRLCLELVQSAAMVLSREEASAAAAAADNSNTVVHHHLNPEPGNNNSSMVNLSLDSRMVYLNLGMAAAAAQYRCKMNDGNEDDTRSNRSQGSGTIGPPSMYSPHDYP encoded by the exons ATGAGTTCAGCGGAGGAGATGCTGAGATCCATGTCTCTCGACTACCTCAACCTTCTAATCAACGGCCAAGCCTTCAGCGATGTCAGTTTCAGCGTCGAAGGCCGTCTCGTCCACGCTCACCGCTGCATCCTCGCTGCTCGCAGTCTCTTTTTCCGCAAGTTCTTCTGCGGACCCGAGTCTCCACCTGGCTCGTCAAGAGTGGCTTCGCCTCGAGGCGGTGTTGCTGCAGGGGGGATCGTCATTCCAGTCCATTCCGTGACCTTCGAGGTGTTCATGCTGGTGCTCCAGTTCTTGTACAGCGGCCAAGTCTCAATCATTCCGCAAAAGCACGAACCACGCCCCAACTGCCCCGACCGCGGCTGCTGGCACACCCATTGCACCGCTGCCGTCGACCTAGCTCTCGACACCCTCTCCGCCGCTCGCATCTTTGGTGTTGAGCAACTCGCCTTGCTCACCCAG CTCGCGAGCATGGTGGAAAAGGCTTCCATTGAGGACGTGATGAAGGTTCTAACGGCATCTCGCAAGCAAGACATGCACCAACTCTGGACTACATGCTCCCATCTCGTCTCCAAATCCGGTCTCCCACCTGAAGTTCTCGCCAAACATCTCCCCATCGACGTTGTCGCTAAGATCGAAGAGCTCCGGATCAAGTCCTCCCTCTCCCGCCGTCCCACCTCTTTCATGGACGTCGTCACCGGGCCTCCTGCCGAGCTCGAGGATCACCACCACAAGATCCGGCGCATGCGTCGCGCCCTCGACTCCTCCGACGTCGAGCTCGTCAAGCTCATGGTCATGGGCGAGGGGCTCAACCTCGACGCCGCCTTCGCCCTCCACTACGCCGTCGAGAACTGCAGCCGCGAGGTCGTCAAGGCTTTGCTGGAGCTTGGCGCAGCTGATGTCAACTGTCCCGCCGGTCCGGCAGGTAAAACACCACTTCACATCGCCGCAGAGATGGTTTGCCCAGACATGGTCGCTGTTCTTCTTGACCACCATGCCGATCCCAATATCCGCACAGTCGACGGCGTTACCCCTCTCGACATCCTCCGCAGCCTCACGTCCGATTTCTTATTCAAGGGTGCCGTTCCCGGTTTAACACACATCGAACCGAATAAACTCCGGCTGTGTCTAGAGCTCGTGCAGTCTGCCGCCATGGTTCTCTCGCGCGAGGAGGCCAGTGCTGCCGCGGCCGCCGCTGACAATAGTAACACAGTTGTGCATCACCATCTGAATCCAGAACCAGGCAATAATAACAGCAGCATGGTGAACCTTAGTTTGGATTCAAGAATGGTATACCTGAATCTTGGAatggctgctgctgctgctcaaTATAGGTGCAAGATGAACGATGGAAACGAAGATGACACTAGAAGCAATCGATCTCAAGGTAGTGGCACTATTGGTCCACCATCCATGTATTCTCCTCACGACTACCCATAG